The Paenibacillus sp. YPG26 genome includes a window with the following:
- a CDS encoding 2-oxoacid:ferredoxin oxidoreductase subunit beta, with protein sequence MATFKEFRNNVKPNWCPGCGDFSVQAAIQRAAANVGLEPEQLAVISGIGCSGRISGYINAYGLHGIHGRALPIAQGVKLANRDLTVIASGGDGDGFAIGMGHTVHAIRRNINMTYIVMDNQIYGLTKGQTSPRSGEGFKTKSTPEGSIESTLSPLEIALSAGATFVAQSFSSDLKQLTSLIEQGIQHEGFSLINVFSPCVTFNKVNTYDWFKENIVNLETVPDYDPSNRVMAMSKLMETGSMITGLIYQNKTKRSYENLVTGFREEPLVHQNLSLTESEFDHLVAEFR encoded by the coding sequence ATGGCAACTTTCAAAGAATTCCGCAACAACGTCAAACCGAACTGGTGTCCAGGATGCGGCGACTTCTCCGTACAAGCAGCCATTCAGCGCGCTGCAGCCAACGTTGGATTGGAGCCTGAACAGCTTGCCGTAATTTCCGGTATTGGCTGCTCTGGACGGATTTCAGGTTACATCAACGCCTATGGCCTTCACGGTATCCACGGACGTGCTCTTCCAATTGCCCAAGGGGTGAAGCTTGCCAACCGTGACCTTACTGTAATTGCTTCTGGCGGGGACGGAGACGGCTTTGCTATTGGTATGGGGCATACCGTTCATGCGATCCGCCGGAATATCAATATGACCTACATTGTAATGGATAATCAGATTTATGGATTGACTAAAGGTCAAACCTCACCACGAAGCGGTGAAGGCTTCAAGACTAAGAGTACGCCTGAGGGTTCCATTGAGAGTACATTGTCACCTCTTGAGATCGCGCTATCTGCTGGAGCTACCTTTGTGGCTCAATCCTTCTCCAGTGATCTTAAGCAGCTCACTTCCTTGATCGAGCAGGGAATTCAGCATGAAGGGTTCTCCTTGATCAACGTGTTCAGTCCTTGTGTAACTTTCAATAAAGTGAACACTTATGACTGGTTCAAAGAGAACATCGTGAATCTCGAGACCGTACCTGATTATGATCCAAGCAACCGGGTTATGGCAATGAGCAAGTTGATGGAGACGGGCAGTATGATCACGGGTCTCATTTACCAGAACAAGACGAAGAGGAGCTATGAGAATCTGGTGACCGGTTTCCGTGAGGAACCTCTTGTTCATCAGAACCTGTCATTGACCGAAAGTGAATTTGACCATCTTGTAGCAGAATTCAGATAG